From the Anopheles merus strain MAF chromosome 2L, AmerM5.1, whole genome shotgun sequence genome, the window atttggaaacttataaaatgattttcctgggtgttttgtccaataattctcacaaaatcttgcctcacacttccttcgccatttgtatttagaaaagttgtttacatcgaagcagcagtgaacagagcttactttgacagaagtgtttgcctcactggtaaatgacagtactttcgtgtgggacacttttgtaacaccagtgtcacgtcggtttgtcggtgattcAACTTCCGAAATTAGAGATACGTGGTTTCTTTCGTTCCCCATTAATAGTGTATCTCGGGAACTGCCTGTAATTTCAATCGCAATCCCAATCGCAATGGCAATCCTAATCCCAATCGTAATCAGAATCCCAATCGCAATAGCAAtcagaatcccaatcgaaACACAATCCCACTATGAATCCCTATCGAATCGCAATCCCAATCACAAATCCAATCACAATCGCAATCCCAATCTCAAtttgaatcccaatcgaatcccaatcgaatcgcaatgGAATCTTTTATGGATTCAAATCCTACAAACGGGATCCGATCCGATCGAATCTTTCTAGGGACCGAATCTACGAATCTTCCTAATCCCGAATCTCCTAACACTATGCCCATGTGCTATGATAACCGAATTTTTAAATATCCTCCTCAGAACGCAATatcacctttgtattgaaatgtcatttctcaacagcacgaTAAACGGATAGCCGAATaaaggtacccggataaacggcgctccactgtatatGAATATTATTTTCGGATCACTAATTGGGACCCATAGGTTTCATTGCTTAATGGCATCATAGATTTACTTTTTCATATTATAGCCAATAAAGAGGGTTCCAAAGTTATTATCATTTACCTCTACAAGAGCACATTTGATATTGTAGCTGCCTAACATCTGATACCAGTTTTGTAGATTTCAATGATCACTATTAGCTGCCATTGTTTTCTTAATCCAACCATAGAAGTAGCTAATGCTGGCTTGTACATCGGGTAATCCAATTGCACACATGTCCGTCATTGCCCAACTGACTACGCCAACCTGTTTCCCTTTCCATACCACAGGACTACCAGAATCTCCCTAAAATGTGAAGACAAAGGGGTTAGCTATGCATATATAGATTTTTCGATAAATTCTTTACTTGCCTTGCACAAACCATGCCCTGCTCTAGAAAAAGTACACAGATGTTCAGGGTAAATAGTACTACCCTTTGGCATCTTTCGACAACGGTTTAGACCAATATGTTGAACTTTAATCACTTGAGTTCGTTTTGGGGTTTCTTTGTTCCATCCAACGAATCCCCATCCAACAATTGTTAGTGTAGCATTAATCGGAACGATCTCCTCGTTAAGTTCAATCTTCTCAACGTGTTCTTCAAATTTTATTGGGGTCTTCAGACGAAGCAGCGCAACGTCATTGCGGATTGTTATAGCACTGTACCTGTTAAAATAATCACGATTAGATCAATGTACAACGGGATTCgttattaatttaatattcTAACTCACCGCTCATGTGGTATAACACGATCGATTTGGTACATCGATCCACCTTTATAGTTATCATTTGTTCCCACCCGTACTTCAGTTAAATTTGTGACAGTAACGCTGAAAAAGCGAAATCATCACAACATAAACAATCAATTAATATAATTGTATGTGACGTTAGCGAACTGTTTTACTTTGTTACACAGTGAGCTGCTGTCAAGATCCATCGAGCGGCTATAATCGAGCCACCACAATATGTTTCAGAGTTGTTATACACCAAACCAGCTAGATATGGTGCCTTCCCATCCTCAACATCAGTGCCACCGATAATGAGTGCCATTGGAGATAAACGATCAGCAATAGCGGCACCGCTTACTTCTTCCCTATGCCGTAGTACTAGAACCAATATGAACACGGTAGCACTGATTTGCATTGTGTATGATTTAGCATGTAACTGTTCGGTTACtaaaacaaccaaccaacaccgAATGCCACTTGATACTGAATGAAACCATTTTATACTTTCTTGTAAGCTGTATTCTTCTGTTGACATTGtatgttttgttgaaatagttttcccTGTAGTAAAATTTATGGTTTTCCAACCTTGTAATGTGATAAGAATAGTATTATTGGTGATAATTTTGTACTTATTACTCTTATCTTTGTATctttaaacatgttttgtaACCGGCTTTGTTAAGTTTGTTCTCCATCTAGTCACATTTCTTCGACCTCGATCGAAGAGGGACGTTAGCTGCAGTTACCTAGAAACAacgatttatttcaatttatttatgcGAAGAGTGTGCTGTTTTATAATGCGAAATCATTTGGCAAAACATCAAACCGATTTGATCGTTCCCGCTTGGATCGTGTTTGATCTTCTTTTACATCAAACTTTAGAGAGaagattattttttcaattacgTTATATTTCGCTTGTTTGCCAGCACTGGCTGTACAAAAGATGACTAACACTAAACATTATGCTAACCTAATAAAACTAAACTCACAGGTACGGAAATTGCACATTCATAGCTGGAAAAGGATTGGAAAGGGATCAAATGATAAGGTAACGGTACTGGCAGAATTCTATTGGGGCAGGAACTATAGGCACGTTGATTGATTCTCAATGGGATTCATGAAAACACTTCCCAATGATTCTAATTGGGATCAATTCGCGATCCCTATTAGATTGTAATCGAAACGCGAATTAACACCAATACTATTTAGCAATACTATTTTGCTTATATGCATGCAAAGTACATAGGATTGATAGGTTAAATCTAAGCGAGCGTTTCTAATAAAGATCAATCTGTAAGTAGAATCCAACCAGAACAGACGTTCTTTTAGTGTATCCGAAACCCATACACttaactggcgcccgaatCAGGAGAGCCCTAGACGGGAAGAGATAAGCTcagagcaggaaaaaaaagtcttcACAAATCTCAGAGAGCAATACTCTCTGAAACAGTGGTCCAAAGAGCCACTACTGCAAAAGAGCGAAGCGAAGCTTGGGACACTGTGGTTATCACCCGATCGCTGTACGAGACCCCTAGTAACCGGACCGGTAAAAAGGATTCCCCTCCACCAGCTGCCTAACCTTCCCCCGAACGGAGTATCACCAACGAGTTACAACGGAGCATCACCGACGGAGCACGACGAAAATCAGCGTTGGTAAGCAACAATAGTGTCTGTGTGAGTATTATTTTGTAAGTATTCAAAGTGTGTGGTGCAAAGTGACAGTGTCGAAGTGAAAAAATGTTCAACGGCAGCCAGAGTTTTGTTCAACCGGCTCCAAATATTCTGGAGCTCGGTAAGGTGCCCGATTTTGTGAGAGATCTTCGCAATTTCGATGGGCAACCAAACGAATTGAATAACTGGATAGATGATGTAGAAAGCATCATGAATCTTTGCGAACGGTGTCGAGTAGGAGAAACTTCTTTAATGTATGAGTTGATCCAAAAAACAATCCGACGTAAAATTTGCGGCCAGGCTGCCGACGTCTTAAATTCTAACAATATTACCTCAAAATGGTCAGAGATTAAAGAAACGTTGTTATTATATTATTGCGATAAACGAGACTTAAAAACATTAGATTTTGAGCTGACTACCGTTAAAAGAGGAAAAAGTGAACCATTAAATTCATACTATGGCAGGGTTAACGAACTATTAGCATCTTTGGTAACACAAGTGCAGACACAGGATAGTTATAAAATAACGCAAGTGTtcatatcgatttttttagaGAAAAAGCATTAGATGCTTTCATTCGAGGCTTGGACAAGCCTTTGTCAATTTTGCTTAAAACTGCTAGCCCTACGTCATTAGCAAAAGCTTATCAGTTTTGCTTAGAGTATGAAAATATGGATTGTAGATCATACATTAGTGGCAATAGAATGAACAATACTTCTATTCCGATTCCCAAACCAAAAGAACTATCGGTACCATTTTTGCCGGTTACCACTCCACGTGGTAATTTTCAAGTTCAAAAACCCCCGGTACCGTTACCTCGCCGGCAACCATTTAACAATCACTATAATCCAAACCAGATCGGTAACACAAATACTAACAGAAGCCATCAAATGCGACGAGATCTACCCGTACCCATGGAGGTAGATGAAAGTATTAGAAGCCGATATACTTCAGCTAACCCTATTGCATACAATAATCATTCCACACATACTTATTCAAATGCAATACATAACCCAAATTCAAGCAATAATTTTGTCCAATACAGCGATTCGAATTCTACTACCGAAGTCTACCAACCAACT encodes:
- the LOC121592258 gene encoding chymotrypsin-2-like; the encoded protein is MQISATVFILVLVLRHREEVSGAAIADRLSPMALIIGGTDVEDGKAPYLAGLVYNNSETYCGGSIIAARWILTAAHCVTNVTVTNLTEVRVGTNDNYKGGSMYQIDRVIPHERYSAITIRNDVALLRLKTPIKFEEHVEKIELNEEIVPINATLTIVGWGFVGWNKETPKRTQVIKVQHIGLNRCRKMPKGSTIYPEHLCTFSRAGHGLCKGDSGSPVVWKGKQVGVVSWAMTDMCAIGLPDVQASISYFYGWIKKTMAANSDH